The genomic window ATCGTGGCTATCGACCAGTACAACACCTTCTCCAGCCTCTACTTCCTCACCGTCATGAGCGCCGACCGCTACCTGGTGGTGTTGGCCACTGCCGAGTCGCGCCGAGTGGCCGGCCGCACCTACAGCGCAGCGCGCGCGGTGAGCCTGGCCGTGTGGGGGCTCGTCACACTCGTCGTGCTGCCCTTCGCAGTCTTCGCCCGGCTTGACGACGAACAGGGCAGGCGCCAGTGCGTGCTGGTCTTCCCGCAGCCCGAGGCCTTCTGGTGGCGCGCGAGCCGCCTCTACACGCTCGTGCTGGGCTTCGCCATCCCGGTGTCCACCATCTGTGTCCTCTATACCACCCTGCTGTGCCGGCTGCATGCCATGCGGCTGGACAGCCACGCCAAGGCCCTGCAGCGCGCCAAGAAGCGGGTGACGTTCCTGGTGGTGGCGATCCTGGCCGTGTGCCTCCTCTGCTGGACGCCCTACCACCTGAGCACCGTGGTGGCGCTCACCACCGACCTCCCGCAGACGCCGCTCGTCATCGCTATCTCCTACTTCATCACCAGCCTGAGTTACGCCAACAGCTGCCTCAACCCGTTCCTCTACGCCTTCCTGGACGACAGCTTTCGCAGGAACCTCCGCCAGCTGATAACTTGCCGCGCGGCCGCCTGACTCCCCCATCGTCCGGCTACGCAAATGCCCCGCCACCCCTGGCCCGCGCAGGAGGAGCCGCCGCCAGAGTGCGGGACCCGACAGGCCTCGTAGGCCTCCCGGGGAAACTGACTCTCTCCCCCATCCCCTACTTAGCAGATCGGAAGCGCTGCGGCTGCGCCAGCAGGTTGACCTTGCCCTCCAGGTGATGCGCGTCCACGCCGCGTGAGCAGCACTGCGGCTGAGATCGCCACGCCGAGCGCTACCTCACACAGAGGTAGAGGtagaggagggcagaggaggaggcGGGTGTTGCTGGGAGccgccccctccctgccctgctccctgctccctgctccctgctcccCCACCCCGAGCCCTGGTCGTCTGGAACCTGGCTGGAGTAGGAGCTCTCTGCGCCTTCGAAGGGAGGCCCGAGGACGCTGCGGGCGCCCTTAGGCGTCGGCTCCGCGTGTCCCCTGCTGTAGCTGGCGCACAGCCGGGGCGGGTCACCTTGTCCTCCGCGCGCTCTGGGAAGAGGGTTGGGCGCGAGCGTTTGGCGCCCACCCTGTGAGACGCACTTGGCCTGGCGCCGCGCGCGGGGACGGCTGCCGAGGCCGCCAGCGTCTCTCAACTCGGGAAAACACACCAACTCGGGGTGCCCCATCGGGGTGCGTGTACACCCCTGTGTGGTATGGTGTGCGCGCCTTTGCGGAGGCATGAGATTCGGGGAAGGAGGGTGGCGCTTGGCTGTGACTGCCTAGAATATGATACGAATAGTGATCCTTCTTCTTGTATGCCCCaactccttcttttctttgtcttttctctttcctatccGTAATCTCCCCTGAAAATGTCTCAGACTTCCTGAGCAAGGAACCTGGAGTAGCCCGGGCGCGCGGTTCCGGCGCCCCCCGTAGGAGCCAGCGGCCGGGCGCTTAGCGTCCGAGGACCGCAGGGCTTTGTGGTGGAGCGCTCGGGCTGAGCGCGCTTCACAGCACTGCGGCGCACTGGTCATCGCTGCTTCTAGAGGACGCCAAGCCCCACGCCCCATTCCCCCAATTGGCCTCGTCTCTTGTCTGACTTAGACCAGTTTGTTGTAACTGTTCATGTGTGTACTGTTTTTCAGAACTGAAAACTTTACAAATAATGTACATGTCTTAATCTCACGAGTTGCCATGAAgatcaaataagataaaaagaaatgctaTCTATTCTCTTGTGTTCCCTttctcctctgtgcttcctgggcCTCGCCTTAGGGACAGCAGGAAGCAGAGATGACCGATGGCTTCAGGTTTTTTCTGCTGGACTTTTCACAGGGAGCTGTGGATTACCTGGGCTTTATTCCTTACTTGTAGACAGCATCCGGCAGGTAGTCCCGGTAAACCGGGTAAATACTGGTTCTGGagtcatcagggatactggccagCATCCTACCTGTGTTTTTATCTCTGCATATGGAAGACAAAGTAGATTAAGAGAGAGGACTGGCACTGGGTTTGCCCAATCCTCTGCAGTTTAGCCTTAGACATGAGGGCGGAACCCTAACCAAACTCTGGTTATTGATTATGGTGTTTTAAAAGGTATTAATCTTTGGGATGAAGTCCAAACAGGATGAAAATTTCTACAAATGTTTGTTTCCTACTATGTCATATGTGAGACAAAATGTGAGTGTTGCAGCAGATTTTGTTTGCTTAGTTTGGCATCTTCAATCAATTTCTCAATTATTTAGGTTGAAAAtagcttttaataaatatttggaagGGAAAAACGCCCCCTTGGAATGGGGGGAAGCAAACCCCCTCTCTGATTTTGGTGAATGAGAATTGCTTTCTTAGCTCTCAGAGTTTTTAGAAACCTTGAAATAATTCATAACCATCAGTttagaaaatatacattaaaaaaccTTCTGTCTTGGGTGGCAAATAATAGTTAATTGTTTAAAAGAAAGCTTTCATCTGCAATGAGTTTCAAATGGTGGACCTCAGGCCTCTCTCTCCTGGCCGGCTTCAGAGGCTTCTTGGAATTCATTTTAGTATCTTTTGAATTTCCAGGAATCATTCTATTGATTTTCCTTAAAACTCTCAAAATTATCTCATGAATCCTCCgtaacttttcaaaattaaagttttaaatttagagTAACTTCTAGATTTACCTAAGGTGATGGACAAAGAGTAAGGTGAACATTTGGCTACAAACACAGCCGGGGTGATTGTCTGGATTCAATTCTCATCAGTCTTAATAAGCTCAGTAACTGGACTCAGATGGGGGACAGCTGAGTGATCCATCTGTCCACTGTTTCATCCCTACAGTAGATTGACCTCGAGCCTTCTTGGAATCTATGGAGATGACTGCTGGAAAAATACACTGGCTGACATTGCTATTCATCCCCAGCAAGGCATGGATTGGCTTCTGAGTATGCCTGTGGGATTAATTAGGACTCGGTAGTTCAGTTCCTCTTGGGCTTTCTGATCACTGGATAAACTGTTGTATCATTATTTCTAGGTAGTTGCCCTTCATATGAGCATGTAGACTGTACATCTCAGGCTTCCTTTTTATGTCTTGGGTAATCGGTtgaataaatacacatataagCCAGACAAAAGTAGAATTTATTCACATCATTGTATTGCAAAGGTTTTAACACTGTGTTGAATTCTTGCAGTTTCTGTGTAAACTCTATGGTTTGGTTTTACCACTTTGAATAGTTAAAAATGTCTATTTGCTTTTACTTAATTTAGTACAGTTACGTAATGTATATGCTTATGTTTTCTCTTGATAAACGCAGAAACTCTATAGTACATTGTAGAGGAACtcagtttaaaataaaagctgaaacaTTCTGTGTAATAAGTGAGCATTCTATTTTCTGAGAACATGTTATTCACAATTCAGTCACCTTAGCATTTGTGcagtattattatttaaaaatactacctTCATTGGAAAAGTGATCTAATGAATACTCAATgaataaatagaattatttgaCAGGACAAAATTAAGAATGaacacccccaccccacttttTAATTTGGTTGATTGTGAAAATGATGCAAAGCTGCTGATAAACGCAGAGATTCTAGAACTTATGCTGGGCAGAGAAAGGATGCCAAGCTTTTGCCATACCATCAAAAGCctcatttcttaaatatttgagcAGCTATGTGGAGGGGGAGAAGGGAAGATAAATTGCTTGAATTATTAGCATACACATCGGTATCAGCAATATGCATAGACATAGCACAAATATGCAAGGTGGAGAATCTCACCTGAAAAACCCACAAACTTATTATAAACCCTTCTTTCCTCAACAACATGCTGGGAAAACAACAGCAAGACAATAAAACAATAACCCACCTTGGATATTAATAATGTATGCTTATGCCCATTAAGAAAGAGATCAGAGAATTCTGCCCATAACAGTCTTTTATTAGCACAGCTTTGGGTCTGGCTCTTCGGCCCCCGTTTTACATACAAAGAAAGTGAGATACAAGGAAGTAGATCAATTTAGCCACGCCCACAGAGATCAATGAAGACTAATCAGAGTCATCCAGTTCCTATTCTATTCTAGGAATTGCGTCATCTTTTTTCAGCAGAGATGGAATTCGTTGCAATGTGTAATTTGGAAATATTAGACTAGAAAAcgatatcttttaaatatttagtagatCAAGCAAGGTGTATCTACCATTAGTTCATATGAGATAAAGGGAGGGTaagatttaatattataaaactcCAGTCTTAATTCAGAGACTTACAAAGTGTATGGGGTTGTTGAAAATTATATGAGAACAAAAATTCTTAACAGAGCTGTCACACAAAGGCACCATGTGCCTAGCAGCCCCCATACTTTATGTACGTGGAACTGTGCTCCAGAGGGACTGTTCGTATAGGATACAATGCTAATGATGGCTCTATCTCCATAGAATGGAGCTTTGCAATCGATGATGCTGTCCTTGAATTTAGGGCAAGGGAAATTTATTTGTTTGTACCATATCTCATAAGGTTACATTGGTGACatcacattaaataaaaataaaagatggaaaaagggaaggaaatttaaaatgatgtTGTTCAGAAACTGTCAGAATGCATGAACTGCGTACTTCCCACAGTCCCGAAGAAGATTTCTCTTGTGCCTGGGAGGCAATAGTGCACACAGACCTGATGCCCTGTTGGGCCAAGACCTAGAGAGCGGCTCAGCATTTTCCTGTAAAATCTGGATCTTCTCACAAAGATTGTTCTACCAGAAGGTTAACTCACCCCCATTCTGAGCTAACCCAAGGACCAGAGTCACAACTGCAATAACCAGGCCACCGTTCACCACGGAaagagtgggtgtgtgtgtagtcAACAATGTGAAAGAAATTGCTAGTGTTCCCAAAGGCGAGGGGCAAATCATTTGTGAATGCTAAATAGTAACAACAAAACGGATATCTTAAATGATTCATCCATTTGTCAAAGCAGCTTCTTCCTTTAGGCAGTGATGAATGGTCTGGTAGAGAAGGAAAAATCAGCCCTATTCAGTCACTGTGGTATGAATGCAGCAATCAAACCTGAAAAGATGTAAATATTTACACCTGCAAAAGTACCAAGTGAATTATCCACATTCTCCTACATAATACTGTTTTGATTCCTTTAACTCCTCTCTTCCAATAAAAATACCACTCCTCATTGCtacatttctatttattctctTTCCAGAGGAATTTCAGGGGTCTTAGTTAAAAGGGAGTTACATAATTCCTTAAAAAAAACTGCATCTTGGATTTATCATGAGAATTTATTATTATGGTTAAAGATTATACTAAacctttaaatacatttatttaaaatgaaaatgtattttaaatgtacagaatATGTTAACTAATGAGGTTTCTTGTGACTTATACTTTCAGTTGAAAGGAAGAATGCATCTATATAACTTTTCTATTGAATCTttcaaatgataatgaaaacaataatccACATAATTTTTTGAACTTTCATTTAATAATGTTGAGCTCaatttgtgtttaaattttatgtttgaaattgttttatttatttaaacaatgagatctcactattttgcccaggctggagatgaACTCTTAGGctgaagagatcctcctgcctcagccttctaagtaatTAAGACTACCGGTAAGTGCCACCTCGCCTAGCTTGAGACAGTTTAATTTTCATCAAAgtaatacattaattttaaattacatttaaaaacatcCAAACGTAAAacatttcaatagctttaggtgTACAcatggtttttggttacatggatgaattgtatagtggtgaagtctgagattttagtgcacccatcacacgagtagtgtacattgtacccatttttccactctgtatgcctttcgtacccatagcttagctcccacttacaggtGAGTACATActgtatttggtttttcattcctagttacttcacttacaataatgtcctccagctccatccaagttgctgcagaagacattatttcattctttttaggggttgagtagtattccatggtgtatatatgccacattttctttatccactcatctgttggtGGCCACTTaagttggttccatatctttgctattgtgaattgtgctatcATAAACCTACAAgagcaggtatctttttgatataatgatttcttttcctttgggtaggtctccagcagtggaattgctggattgaatggtagatttactttgagttctttgagaaaactccatactgtttcccatagaggttgtactgattcccattcccaccaacagtgtgtaagcattcacttttcaccacatccatgccaacatctattattttatgactttttaataatggccattctggctggggtaaggtggtatctcatatggttttatttgcatttccctgatgattacaGTGATgttgatgttgagcattttttcatgttcgttggacatttttttttcttttttttttgagacagtctcgctgtgctgctcaggctggagtgcagtggcacgatctcaactcactgcaacctccacctcctgggttcgagcaattctcttgcctcaacctcctcagtagctgggattacaggtgcctgctgtaatgcccagctaatttttgcattttcggTAGAGCTAGGTTTCacaacgttggccaggctggtctcgaactccttactgcaagtgatccccctgccttcgcctccaaactgctgggatttcaggcatgaaccacctcccCTGGACTTTGTTGGCCATTtctacatcttcttttgagaaatgcctattcatgtcatttgcccatttttaatgggattattggtatttttcttgctgattttaaACTTCTACAACTTTTGATTGTCGCAGAAGATTTATTATAAGCATCAAGTTTCCACCCAGTCCCAACTGGCCATAGTCCCTCCCAGCCACATGAACTATTGATTCTGGGATTTACCTCCTTGTTACTGACTTATAGGTTTAGGTTTATACCTCAATGTTTTACTTGCTTAATTTTGAACATTATGATAGTGAAGATTTTGGGGGCGGGGTTGTTGGCACTTTTGAAAGCCAGTTGTGTTCAGGGGATCCCTCCACTTATTCTGTTTTCAGACTTTTACTTTGTCTCCCTAGTTTTTGTTCCTGTACTTGGTTCCTGTCTTTTTGCAGCACCTGGTTCCCTGCAACGCATCTCTGGAACCAATTTCTCCAGACTGTGAAACTCCAGCCTCCAGCAGAGATGGGGAGTAGGTGTCCCCTGGctgcagcagccaggctggggagcCTAACCATTCTTCACACAGCTTTCCTTCAGCATCCCTATTTGTGGCCCTGCAGCTCACTCCCAACTTCCACGGGCACGGTGGTCTCTCTGAGTAGCTTTAGAAGCAAATCAGATTGGATAAAAGGGACACTGCTGTAGACATTTCTGCATTTTGTTGCTTACCAGCGCTCCTTCTGCTGACCAACCTCTCGAAATCCACTGGTATCTCTCACCCTTGTCATTGCTTATCTAGCTCTTTGTCCATTTAAGaaatttctttcctgttcttaTAGTAGGGCTTTCATAGAATATAACAGTAAATAAATACTGTGTAAATGCCATCATCTTAaactgaagtgtgtgtgtgtgtgtgtgtgtgtgtgtgtaacaggtTCGATGACATTTTAGAGAAATTTCTTTCTGGCTTAGAAGAACTCGGTAAGAAATGAGTTACTTGGAAGAAGCCTAGTCTACAAATGTCAAGAAATGTCTTGGAATGAAATGATAAATTCAAGCAATCTAAAATATTAGGTTTCCCTGACAACCAGGATTCTGCTATTTGGAGATACCCACATGTATCTATCAAGAAAGCGTAGCCCACTCGCCACAGAACCTCTGTGTAGTTCAGCATCACCCTCAGGCCAGGCCCAGCACACACAGCAGCAGTCATCATCCACATAGGCCAGGCTGCCTTTGAGGCCCGTTAATTAGATCAGCTTCTCCAGGTGGTATCAGGGCATCAGCCTTTCCAAAGCTCCCAGTCCAGACCCGAGAATGAGACGTGGAACAAAGCCATTCAGACGACATGCAGCTCTGAGAACGTGAGAATCAATGCTTGCCACTGCATGCCTCTGAGTTATGTGGCACTATTGTGGTAAAAGCTGAGACActgatgtgattttattttctcacctaTCAGTAATTATCAGTGATTCTGAGCTTGCTTTTAACTGCTCTCTTTCAGAAGCTTGCACGTTTTTAGAatctaaaatatcaaaatattgaTTGTTTAGGCTTTCCAGGGCACATGCTTCTCTTGATTatagtgctttattttttaaaaaatcatacaagAATTATTTCTTTGGCCTGTGGTGTGTATAAAAACTCTGTTTTTTCCTTGCCattaatatattgaaatataaataaccctccaaaataaacattttctctatGAGTAATAGTTTATGCCCAgtcagtaaaaaagaaaactagttaaattaattatatttgttATTCTCAGTAGGGGGAGcaaaactgataaaataaatCTGCAAGAGTTATTGTATTTTCTCTCTATTTAAGGTGTTGGTAAAAAGTGGACTTGCTGCCACCTTAAGGATGACTGGTGCAGAAAAATCGAGCTTTGCAGTTGCagccctgctagtttttgtagtaataatgataataataataatcttgaaTTTTTCCCCGCTTGCTGGGTTGTTATCATAACATTCCACAGAAAGCGAAAATGTAGCAATAGTCTTTGCCATTTCTCTACTGCAGTTTGTTCCTttactattgttattttattttatcttattttagttttttggagatggagtcttgctctgttgcccaggctggagtgcagtggcgtgatctcagctcaccgcaacttctgcctcccgggttcaagggattctcctacctcagtctcctgagtagctgggattataggtgtgctccaccacacctgattaatttttgtatttttagtagagatggagtttcaccatgttgtccaggctggtctcaaactcctgacctcaagtgatccgcctgctttggcctcccaaaatgctgggattacaggcatgagcccctgtccCCAGACTACTATTGctattttagacattttttcttattactaTAATGGGATCTTCATACATGTGTTTTagcttgttttaaaaatcatttccttaGGGTGTGCCTAGATGTGGAattattccttcattttctcaCGGTGAAGCCTCTGTGAGGCTTCCCCCTCCACCCTTTTGTCATATGAAAGAGGTGTCTCCCCAACCA from Macaca mulatta isolate MMU2019108-1 chromosome 8, T2T-MMU8v2.0, whole genome shotgun sequence includes these protein-coding regions:
- the NPBWR1 gene encoding neuropeptides B/W receptor type 1 (The RefSeq protein has 2 substitutions compared to this genomic sequence), giving the protein MDNASFSEPWPANASCPGWALSCSNASTLEPLPAPLAVAVPVVYAVICAVGLAGNSAVLYVLLRAPRMKTVTNLFILNLAIADELFTLVLPINIADFLLRQWPFGELMCKLIVAIDQYNTFSSLYFLTVMSADRYLVVLATAESRRVAGRTYSAARAVSLAVWGLVTLVVLPFAVFARLDDEQGRRQCVLVFPQPEAFWWRASRLYTLVLGFAIPVSTICVLYTTLLCRLHAMRLDSHAKALQRAKKRVTFLVVAILAVCLLCWTPYHLSTVVALTTDLPQTPLVIAISYFITSLSYANSCLNPFLYAFLDDSFRRNLRQLITCRAAA